One window of the Eucalyptus grandis isolate ANBG69807.140 chromosome 6, ASM1654582v1, whole genome shotgun sequence genome contains the following:
- the LOC104451977 gene encoding receptor-like protein 53, protein MPNNSTSFFCQMDDISTGPKMLPWNADTDCCSWKGVICDQMTGHVIRLELGCYTINPTCYSSAGSSNSTELSTLDSLNLSSLHKTERPSGSNSNMLLQNLTMLRVLILDGLNMSGIDVSRLMNLSPSLEVLSLRCCKLRGQLAANFFLLPKLTCLNLSGNKELSGYLPESSWNSSLKVLDLSFTGFSGVLPESMGDLHSLEILWLCHCNFNGSIPSSVGNLTRLTRLELSFNELSGQVPSTLSNLDGLTLLHLSSNNFVGLIPDVFDNKTQLQQVLFSHNHFAGPIPPSIKNLSNLAQLDISNNLIRGSIPSSLFSLPSLTSLDLSNNRLSGRIEEFLAAPSLNNVDLSGNQLGGSIPSSIFQLGNLTYLSISANNLTGVLDLQLLSRLKSLIGLDLSDNILSLNNSKNADHVLPNLSKVSLSGCKITAIPAFLRNSTSVGWIDLSRNAIHGDIPPWMWDVGTGSLSYLNMSHNFLTSFKQVPWENLIFLDLNSNLIQGPFLPPSLPNSVLIFSMASNRVTGYIPGSICEMKGLQILDLSGNNFIGTIPQCLGNLSDSLLVLDLQENGLSGTISLTFGKDAVLRSLHLNRNKFEGPLPRSVINCKQLEALDLSGNNLSDTFPKWLENLPSLRLLALRLNRLYGSIGNPGTEFPFPQLHILDLSSNEFTGPLPSAYFAKLKAMMSTGQDRSGLQYMDQGYYQDPMDVTMKGLEVHLAKILVTRTTVDLSSNKFQGMIPGVIGELGSLKGLNLSHNNLKGHIPSSLGDLSELECLDLSSNELSGMIPTELTNLTFLEVLNVSSNQLTGPIPQGNQFSTFQAESYRGNPGLCGFPLSKTCTNSRVPGKFPVLPEGGVHSFFADFVEPEAVEIGLLCGIVLGLVMNNLQYLKSFWRAKREVRKTARKHISPAGP, encoded by the coding sequence ATGCCTAATAATTCGACGTCCTTCTTCTGTCAAATGGACGACATTTCCACTGGACCAAAGATGCTTCCCTGGAATGCTGACACGGATTGTTGCTCATGGAAGGGAGTCATATGCGATCAGATGACAGGTCATGTGATTCGCCTTGAACTTGGCTGCTACACCATAAACCCGACCTGCTACTCTTCTGCAGGGTCTTCAAACAGCACTGAATTATCTACATTGGATTCCCtcaatctttcttctcttcacaAAACAGAAAGGCCATCAGGGTCAAATTCCAATATGCTGCTTCAAAACCTGACCATGTTAAGAGTCCTCATTCTCGATGGGTTAAACATGTCTGGCATTGATGTGAGTCGCTTGATgaatctctctccatctctgGAAGTCCTCAGCCTCAGATGTTGTAAATTGCGTGGCCAGTTAGCAgcaaactttttccttttgccaaagCTGACATGTCTCAATTTATCAGGCAACAAGGAGCTTTCGGGTTACTTACCTGAATCATCTTGGAACAGCTCTTTGAAGGTTTTGGACTTGTCCTTTACAGGCTTCTCTGGAGTATTACCAGAGTCCATGGGGGACCTGCACTCTTTGGAGATACTCTGGCTATGCCATTGTAATTTCAATGGCTCAATTCCATCTTCAGTCGGCAACCTAACGCGACTCACTAGATTGGAACTCTCATTCAATGAGCTTAGTGGTCAGGTTCCTTCAACTCTGTCAAACCTTGATGGGCTCACTCTGCTCCATCTTTCCTCCAACAATTTTGTAGGTTTAATACCCGATGTCTTCGACAACAAGACACAACTTCAACAAGTGCTTTTCTCACATAACCACTTCGCGGGCCCCATTCCTCCGAGCATAAAGAATCTTTCCAATCTAGCCCAACTTGACATTTCCAATAACCTCATTCGTGGGTCTATACCGTCATCACTGTTCTCTCTTCCATCCTTGACGAGCCTAGACCTCAGTAACAATAGGCTCAGTGGTCGCATCGAAGAGTTCCTTGCTGCACCCTCATTAAACAATGTTGACCTGAGTGGTAATCAGTTGGGTGGCTCAATTCCGAGCTCGATTTTCCAGCTTGGGAACCTCACTTACTTGAGTATCTCAGCAAATAACCTGACCGGTGTTTTAGACCTACAATTGCTCTCGAGACTCAAAAGTCTAATAGGTCTCGATCTTTCGGACAACATTTTGTCACTCAACAATAGCAAAAATGCCGATCATGTCTTGCCAAACCTTTCAAAAGTCAGTCTTTCTGGGTGCAAAATTACCGCAATCCCTGCATTCTTGAGAAATTCAACCAGCGTGGGGTGGATAGACCTGTCACGCAACGCAATCCATGGTGATATCCCACCATGGATGTGGGATGTTGGGACTGGGTCATTGTCTTATCTCAATATGTCTCACAACTTCCTCACTAGCTTCAAACAAGTTCCATGGGAAAATCTTATATTCCTCGACCTGAATTCGAACTTGATCCAAGGGCCATTTCTGCCTCCATCACTCCCGAATTCGGTTCTCATCTTCTCGATGGCTAGCAATCGAGTGACTGGCTATATCCCTGGCTCTATTTGTGAAATGAAGGGCCTACAAATTCTTGACCTCTCTGGCAACAATTTCATTGGAACAATCCCTCAATGTCTAGGGAACCTCAGCGACAGCCTTTTAGTGTTGGATCTGCAAGAAAATGGACTTTCCGGCACAATCTCACTCACATTCGGCAAAGATGCTGTCCTGAGAAGTCTTCACCTCAATAGAAACAAATTTGAAGGCCCGTTGCCACGCTCTGTGATCAATTGCAAGCAACTTGAAGCGCTGGATCTCAGTGGTAACAACTTGAGCGACACTTTCCCAAAATGGTTGGAAAATCTTCCTAGCCTGCGGCTCTTGGCCTTGCGATTGAACAGACTTTACGGCTCCATAGGCAACCCCGGAACTGAATTTCCCTTTCCGCAGTTGCACATTCTCGACCTTTCCTCCAATGAGTTCACTGGTCCTTTGCCCAGCGCCTACTTTGCAAAGCTGAAAGCGATGATGTCAACTGGTCAGGATAGATCCGGGTTGCAATACATGGACCAAGGTTACTACCAGGATCCCATGGATGTGACGATGAAAGGACTTGAAGTGCATCTCGCTAAAATCCTAGTGACCCGGACCACCGTTGATCTATCAAGCAACAAGTTCCAGGGAATGATTCCAGGTGTAATAGGAGAGCTAGGATCACTCAAGGGGCTCAACCTTTCTCATAATAATCTCAAAGGCCATATACCATCATCTCTGGGGGACCTTTCAGAGCTTGAATGTTTGGATCTTTCTTCAAATGAGCTTAGCGGGATGATACCAACCGAACTGACAAATCTCACGTTTCTGGAGGTCCTAAATGTCTCTTCTAATCAACTAACAGGACCGATTCCTCAAGGGAACCAATTCAGCACGTTTCAAGCCGAATCCTATCGCGGGAACCCAGGATTGTGCGGGTTTCCATTGTCCAAAACTTGTACTAATTCCAGGGTGCCGGGGAAGTTTCCTGTCCTGCCTGAAGGCGGGGTTCACTCATTCTTTGCGGATTTTGTTGAACCGGAGGCCGTGGAAATAGGATTATTATGTGGCATAGTGCTCGGACTAGTTATGAATAACTTGCAATATCTTAAATCTTTTTGGCGAGCAAAGAGGGAAGTCAGAAAGACTGCTAGGAAACATATTTCTCCAGCGGGGCCTTGA